The Deltaproteobacteria bacterium DNA segment TTCTTGATAATGAGAGGGGGCAGCAGCCTCAGGCTCTGAGGTTGAACGGCGTTGAGCAAGAGACCTTCTTTTAAAAATTTGACAACCAACGGTCTCGCCTCGCGATCGAGATCCAAGGCTAAAATAAAGCCGACCCCCCTCACCTCCCGAATGAAGCGAAACTCCCTCGCAAGCCTCTCCAGAGAGGAGCGGAGGTATCCCTGAAGTGATTTTACATTGGGCACCCCTTCCTTCAGGATCGACCGAACCGTCTCACAGGCGACCGCTGTCACAAATGGTCCTCCCCCAAAGGTCGCGGCGTGGTCCCCCGGTTGGAACGCCTCGGCGACTCCGTCTCGGGCCAGCATCGCGCCGATCGGAAGTCCCCCACCAAGCGCCTTCGCCAACGTCATCATATCGGGCGTCACCCCGAACTGTTCGTAGGCGAACAAGGTCCCGGTCCGCCCGAGACCCACCTGCACCTCATCGAAAATCAGGAGAAGTTTTCGTTGATTGCAAAAATCTCGAAGCGACTTGAAGTAGTCCGGCGAGGCGATCCGAACACCCCCCTCCCCTTGGATCGGCTCCACCATCACCGCGATTGTTTGGGGAGTGATCGTTTTTTCCAGTGATTCGATCGAACCGAAATCGGCATACCGAAAACCGGGGACCAGCGGCTCAAAATCCTTCTGGAATTTCTCCTGACCGGTCGCCGTGATCATCGCGAGTGTTCGACCATGAAACGAGTTTCGCATCGTGATCACTTCATATCGATCCTGCTTCAAGACCTTCCGCGCATATTTCCGCGCAAGCTTGACCGCTGCCTCATTCGCCTCGGCGCCGCTGTTGCAAAAAAAGGCCTTGTCGGCGAACGAGTTTTTTACGAGAAGCTCGGCAAGCTCCGCCTGATGGTCGATATGATAGATATTGCTTACATGCAGGAGTTTTCGCGCCTGACGTGCAATCGCATAGAGAACTTTGGGATAGCTATGACCAAGATTGCAGACAGCGAGACCTGAGACAAAATCGAGATACTTTTTCCCATCGGCATCCCAGAGCCACGCCCCCTTCCCCTTGACCGGCGCCATCGGAAGACGGTTGTAGGTGTTCATCAGGTATTTTTGGGAAAGGGCAATGATCTCTTCTGTCTTCACGAAATCACCGTTCCGACACCTTTATCCGTAAAAATTTCAAGGAGAACGGCATGTTCGACACGACCATCAATAATATGAACCGACTTGACCCCTTGTGCCAACGCCTCCAGCGCACACTCCACCTTCGGGATCATTCCACCGGAGATCACCCCCTGCTCCATCAGTTGAATCGCCTCGTTTCGCTTGAGCGTTGAGAGAAGAACGCCTTTTGAATCCTTGACCCCCTCGACGTCTGTCAGAAGAACAAGCTTCTCCGCCTTCAAGGCCTCAGCGACGGCCGAGGCGACGAGGTCGGCGTTGATGTTGAGAGCCTGACCGGTTTCATCGACACCGATTGGGGCAATCACCGGAACAAAGCGCCCCTGATCGAGTGTGGTGAGAACCCCGGGGTCAATCGCTTTCACCCGCCCAACCCGTCCGAGATCAATCAACTCTGGCGCCTGAGAATCCGCCACCGGTTGTTTCCCAGTCAGCCGCTCGGCCCGTATCAGTTCGGCATCCTTTCCAGAAAGACCAACCGCCCTGCCACCATTATGATTAATGAGACTCACAATCTCTTTGTTAATGTCACCCGCGAGAACCATCTCCACGACATCCATCGTCCGATCATCGGTAATGCGCATCCCGTTGTGAAACTTCGATTCAATCCCCATCTTTTTCAAAACCTCACCAATCTGGGGTCCCCCCCCATGGACAATGATCGGATTCATTCCGATAAAGTCCATCATCACAATATCCCGAGCGAAACTCTCCTTGAGACGGTCATCGGTCATCGCCGCCCCGCCATATTTAATGACAAAGGTCTTGCCATAGAATTTACGGATGTAAGGCAGCGCCTCCATGAGAATGGAGGCTTTTTGGATCAGTTCCTGCATGGAGATTAATTAAAGAATATATCGAGAGAGATCAACATCTTTGACAATTTCGGAAAGATGATTACGGACATACTGACCATCAATCACGATCTTTTGGTTCGACATCTCTGAGGCAGCGAAGAGAATTTCATCCAACACCTTTTCCATCAGGGTATGGAGACGCCTCGCGCCGATATTTTCAGTCCTTTCATTCACGAGAACCGCAAACTTCGCGATCTCTTCCGCAGCATCATGGGTAAATTCGAGGTTTAACTTTTCCGTTCTCATGAGTTCAATATACTGCGTGATCAGTGAGTTCTTCGGCTCTTCAAGGATTCTTAAAAAATCATCTTTGGAAAGCGACTTCAGCTCAACCCGGATCGGAAATCTCCCCTGAAGCTCCGGGATCAGATCCGAAGGTTTCGACACATGAAACGCCCCGGCGGCAATAAAAAGGATATGATCGGTTCGGACCATTCCGTATTTTGTCGAGACGGTCGATCCTTCGACGATCGGGAGAATATCCCTCTGAACCCCTTCACGAGAGACATCGGGCCCCCGCCCCGCCGCCTCACGCCCGGCGATCTTGTCGATCTCATCCAAAAAAACGATCCCATTCTGCTCCACGCGCTCGATCGCCTTTCGAATGACATTATCCATATCAATCATCTTCGAGCTCTCTTCTTGAGTCAGAATCCTGAGCGCCTCTCCCAGGCGAACCTTCCGCTTCTTTTTGTTTTTGGGCATCAAATTGCCGAACATCTCTTTGAGATTCATTCCCATCTCTTCGAGCGGCAAGCCCCCCGAGGAAACGATCTCGACCAACTGCAAAGGTTGCGAGGAGATTTCCAACTCCACCATCTGTTCGTCGAGTTTTCCTGCGCGAAGAAGAGACCGGAGGTCCTGATCCAGAAGAACAGGATCGGCATTTCGACGACTCGCCATATTCGTCAAGAGATCAAGAACCCGCTCCTCGGCGACCTCCTGAGCCCTGACCGCAACCCT contains these protein-coding regions:
- a CDS encoding aspartate aminotransferase family protein, with amino-acid sequence MKTEEIIALSQKYLMNTYNRLPMAPVKGKGAWLWDADGKKYLDFVSGLAVCNLGHSYPKVLYAIARQARKLLHVSNIYHIDHQAELAELLVKNSFADKAFFCNSGAEANEAAVKLARKYARKVLKQDRYEVITMRNSFHGRTLAMITATGQEKFQKDFEPLVPGFRYADFGSIESLEKTITPQTIAVMVEPIQGEGGVRIASPDYFKSLRDFCNQRKLLLIFDEVQVGLGRTGTLFAYEQFGVTPDMMTLAKALGGGLPIGAMLARDGVAEAFQPGDHAATFGGGPFVTAVACETVRSILKEGVPNVKSLQGYLRSSLERLAREFRFIREVRGVGFILALDLDREARPLVVKFLKEGLLLNAVQPQSLRLLPPLIIKKKEIDTALAIMKKVFNEERSAHTS
- the argB gene encoding acetylglutamate kinase; this encodes MQELIQKASILMEALPYIRKFYGKTFVIKYGGAAMTDDRLKESFARDIVMMDFIGMNPIIVHGGGPQIGEVLKKMGIESKFHNGMRITDDRTMDVVEMVLAGDINKEIVSLINHNGGRAVGLSGKDAELIRAERLTGKQPVADSQAPELIDLGRVGRVKAIDPGVLTTLDQGRFVPVIAPIGVDETGQALNINADLVASAVAEALKAEKLVLLTDVEGVKDSKGVLLSTLKRNEAIQLMEQGVISGGMIPKVECALEALAQGVKSVHIIDGRVEHAVLLEIFTDKGVGTVIS
- the hslU gene encoding ATP-dependent protease ATPase subunit HslU, which produces MNSESLRSFTPREIVSELDKYIIGQKEAKRAVAIALRNRWRRQQVPKDLRDEIAPKNIIMIGPTGVGKTEIARRLSKLAGAPFVKVEASKFTEVGYVGKDVESMIRELTELAVKMVREEEHERVAVRAQEVAEERVLDLLTNMASRRNADPVLLDQDLRSLLRAGKLDEQMVELEISSQPLQLVEIVSSGGLPLEEMGMNLKEMFGNLMPKNKKKRKVRLGEALRILTQEESSKMIDMDNVIRKAIERVEQNGIVFLDEIDKIAGREAAGRGPDVSREGVQRDILPIVEGSTVSTKYGMVRTDHILFIAAGAFHVSKPSDLIPELQGRFPIRVELKSLSKDDFLRILEEPKNSLITQYIELMRTEKLNLEFTHDAAEEIAKFAVLVNERTENIGARRLHTLMEKVLDEILFAASEMSNQKIVIDGQYVRNHLSEIVKDVDLSRYIL